A single Leptolyngbya sp. FACHB-261 DNA region contains:
- a CDS encoding Crp/Fnr family transcriptional regulator produces MSPPSESQRPFLTWQRILDWAQEHYRSRTFSKDEKIPTRPGLVYLVQRGSVRLAGTAQITAGVSGAQSRLPRVAPEEAFLGFVGAGQPFEIVAQSPFTLQSYAHVDQTAVLWMYWNDLDNWPHFRREVLDAFRHQHQRKLLWLSTLGQRRTIDRLMGFLTLLIEEYGQPCGDGYCLPWSLTHAQIGSAIGSTRVTVTRLMGKLKQKGLIQVQEDNMLCLPMSNVLKRNH; encoded by the coding sequence ATGTCGCCTCCTTCAGAATCGCAAAGACCGTTTCTAACTTGGCAGCGAATCCTGGACTGGGCTCAGGAGCACTATCGCAGCCGCACGTTCAGTAAGGATGAAAAGATCCCAACCCGGCCTGGTCTAGTCTATTTAGTCCAGCGGGGGTCCGTGCGATTAGCGGGTACAGCTCAAATCACAGCAGGTGTGTCTGGGGCTCAATCGCGCCTACCGCGAGTTGCACCAGAGGAGGCATTTTTGGGGTTTGTGGGTGCTGGTCAACCCTTTGAAATTGTGGCGCAGTCTCCCTTTACCCTTCAGAGCTACGCTCATGTCGATCAGACAGCGGTGCTTTGGATGTACTGGAATGACCTGGACAATTGGCCGCATTTTCGGCGAGAAGTTCTGGATGCTTTCCGCCATCAACACCAACGCAAGCTGTTGTGGCTGAGCACCTTGGGCCAGCGACGCACGATTGACCGCTTGATGGGTTTTCTAACGCTACTCATTGAAGAATACGGACAACCCTGCGGCGATGGCTATTGCCTGCCTTGGTCGCTCACACACGCGCAGATTGGCAGCGCCATCGGCTCAACTCGGGTAACGGTGACACGCTTGATGGGCAAGCTTAAGCAGAAAGGCTTGATCCAGGTGCAGGAAGACAACATGTTATGCCTGCCCATGTCTAACGTTTTGAAGCGCAACCATTAG
- a CDS encoding alpha/beta fold hydrolase — protein sequence MSSLTLPTLSTQTAWASAAQRYGNQRDWLWRGWQIRYTFVRNLQSEVPLILVHGFGASIGHWRQNIPALAQHHTVYALDLLGFGASEKPVAPYTTSLWVEQIYEFWQTFIREPAVLVGNSIGSLACLAAAAAHPDMVQGVAMISLPDTSMREEAIPSMARPVVRTIEALFASPLLLQPLFYLVRHPRIVRPWASLAYATREAITDELLEILTTPAQDQGSAGAFCAILKAMISPQFGPSIKAILSDLQIPALLLWGQQDRMIPPALAQRFVSYNPALQLVELENAGHCAHDECPERVNQELLTWLESRVLAASCKLLN from the coding sequence GTGTCTTCTCTGACTTTGCCAACACTGTCTACCCAAACTGCTTGGGCCTCTGCCGCGCAACGTTACGGGAACCAGCGGGATTGGCTATGGCGAGGCTGGCAGATCCGCTACACCTTTGTACGCAATCTCCAGAGCGAGGTTCCGCTGATCCTGGTGCATGGTTTCGGCGCTTCTATTGGGCATTGGCGACAGAACATTCCGGCGCTAGCCCAGCATCACACTGTTTATGCCCTAGATCTGTTGGGCTTTGGTGCTTCAGAGAAGCCAGTTGCGCCCTACACAACCTCGCTCTGGGTAGAGCAGATTTATGAATTCTGGCAGACCTTTATTCGAGAGCCAGCAGTCCTAGTAGGCAACTCCATCGGCTCACTAGCTTGCCTGGCCGCCGCCGCCGCTCATCCGGATATGGTTCAAGGAGTGGCAATGATCAGCTTGCCTGATACCTCTATGCGTGAGGAAGCAATTCCCTCCATGGCTCGTCCTGTAGTGCGGACGATTGAGGCACTCTTCGCCTCGCCCCTGCTTCTCCAGCCTCTGTTCTATTTAGTTCGCCATCCCCGCATTGTGCGCCCGTGGGCGAGTTTAGCCTACGCCACTCGCGAGGCGATCACCGATGAGTTGCTGGAAATCCTGACCACACCCGCTCAGGATCAGGGCTCAGCGGGGGCCTTTTGCGCCATCCTTAAAGCCATGATTAGTCCTCAGTTTGGTCCCAGTATCAAAGCCATTCTGAGCGACTTGCAGATTCCAGCCCTATTGCTTTGGGGACAACAGGATCGGATGATCCCGCCCGCTTTAGCTCAGCGGTTTGTGAGCTACAATCCCGCTCTGCAGCTGGTTGAGCTGGAGAATGCAGGCCATTGCGCCCATGATGAATGCCCAGAGCGAGTTAACCAGGAGCTGCTGACTTGGCTTGAATCCCGGGTGCTGGCTGCAAGCTGCAAGCTATTAAACTAA
- a CDS encoding DUF2996 domain-containing protein yields MPEEENAPQANPPRAPKAKAKAATEDAAPADAAATAPTETAEPKAEAAAPKAKAARVPKEKPPAPEDKPFDKFIPQELLPALTKAFAGYGISDLKLSFENNQVTGKWLDGRRQFTVYFTKPDIDAQKGFSCSDEGIPPSTIEPFLIDERKAPLDLLVFGVMQRLNAQKWFANN; encoded by the coding sequence ATGCCCGAAGAAGAAAACGCCCCTCAGGCTAACCCTCCCCGCGCCCCTAAAGCTAAGGCCAAAGCTGCCACTGAAGATGCAGCGCCTGCTGACGCGGCAGCGACTGCTCCAACTGAGACAGCTGAGCCCAAAGCTGAAGCGGCTGCGCCTAAAGCTAAAGCAGCTCGGGTTCCCAAAGAAAAGCCACCTGCCCCGGAGGACAAACCCTTTGACAAATTCATCCCCCAGGAACTTCTGCCAGCTCTAACCAAGGCATTTGCAGGTTATGGCATCAGTGATCTGAAGTTGAGCTTTGAGAACAATCAGGTCACTGGCAAGTGGTTAGACGGACGACGTCAGTTCACGGTCTATTTCACCAAACCTGATATCGACGCTCAAAAAGGTTTCTCTTGCTCTGATGAAGGGATACCTCCCAGCACAATTGAGCCCTTCTTGATCGACGAGCGCAAGGCTCCCTTAGACCTACTCGTCTTTGGAGTCATGCAGCGGCTCAATGCCCAGAAGTGGTTTGCCAATAATTAA
- a CDS encoding NAD(P)H-quinone oxidoreductase subunit M, whose amino-acid sequence MIKCTTRHVHIFSGVIENNELQPSDDVLTLDIDPDNEFNWNNESLQKVYRKFDELVESYAGSDLTDYNLRRIGSYLEQFIRSLLQQGEISYNLNSRVLNYSMGRPQILREGEVKSL is encoded by the coding sequence ATGATCAAGTGCACCACCCGCCACGTTCACATCTTCTCTGGAGTGATCGAAAATAACGAGCTGCAACCCAGCGACGATGTTCTGACTCTAGACATTGATCCAGACAACGAATTCAACTGGAACAACGAGAGTCTGCAGAAGGTCTATCGTAAGTTTGATGAGCTGGTCGAAAGCTATGCCGGCTCAGACTTGACGGACTATAACCTGCGTCGAATTGGCTCCTATCTAGAGCAGTTCATCCGCTCCCTACTTCAGCAAGGCGAAATCAGCTACAACCTCAACAGCCGAGTGCTCAACTACAGCATGGGCCGTCCGCAGATTCTGCGTGAGGGTGAAGTGAAGTCCTTGTAA
- the pstB gene encoding phosphate ABC transporter ATP-binding protein PstB, translating into MQSTRQATTTQGATILEARDVDIYYGNFLAVHNVDIEIPYNQITAFIGPSGCGKSTLLRCFNRLNDLIPGARVEGVVSYHGQNLYEPSIDPVEVRRRIGMVFQKPNPFPKSIYENIAFGPRINGYKGNMDELIERSLKQAALWDEVKDKLKESGLALSGGQQQRLCIARAIAVQPDVILMDEPCSALDPISTLRIEELMQELKSQYTIIIVTHNMQQASRVSDMTAFFYTETDEKGNRRGKLVEFNQTPAIFNSPSCRETEEYVSGRFG; encoded by the coding sequence ATGCAGTCCACTCGTCAGGCCACCACTACTCAGGGGGCTACCATTCTCGAAGCCCGTGACGTTGATATCTACTACGGGAACTTCCTAGCCGTTCACAACGTAGACATCGAGATTCCTTACAACCAAATTACTGCCTTTATCGGACCTTCGGGTTGTGGTAAGAGTACCCTTCTGCGCTGCTTTAATCGTCTCAATGATCTCATTCCGGGGGCCAGAGTAGAGGGTGTAGTCAGTTACCACGGCCAAAACCTTTACGAGCCCTCTATTGACCCTGTAGAGGTGCGACGCCGGATTGGCATGGTGTTTCAGAAGCCTAATCCATTCCCTAAGTCGATCTACGAAAACATCGCCTTTGGACCCCGGATCAACGGCTACAAGGGCAACATGGACGAGTTGATAGAGCGTTCCCTCAAGCAGGCGGCTCTGTGGGATGAGGTGAAGGACAAGCTCAAAGAAAGCGGTCTCGCTCTCTCGGGTGGCCAACAGCAGCGTCTGTGCATCGCCCGAGCGATTGCAGTGCAGCCCGATGTCATCTTGATGGACGAGCCCTGCTCGGCTCTAGATCCCATTTCCACGCTGCGGATCGAAGAGTTAATGCAGGAACTCAAGTCGCAGTACACGATCATCATCGTGACTCACAACATGCAACAGGCGTCTCGTGTGTCGGACATGACTGCCTTCTTCTACACGGAGACCGACGAAAAGGGCAATCGTCGCGGCAAGCTGGTCGAATTCAACCAGACACCCGCCATCTTTAATTCGCCCAGTTGTCGCGAAACAGAAGAGTATGTCAGTGGCCGCTTCGGCTAA
- the pstA gene encoding phosphate ABC transporter permease PstA, whose protein sequence is MAVSFPEDSSQLQAGSFEPNVKLRERAGKIFGWICLLGLSIGLVVLALLLWDVLKDGLPRALQPEFLLGNPSRFARRAGLRPALFGSIWLGALMLLIAVPIGVGAALYLEEYAPKNWWSNIVEVNIANLAGVPSIVYGLLGLGVFNELLKFGPVLLSGALTLSLLALPLIIVASREAIRAVPQSLRQASYGLGATKWQTISNHVLPYAVPGILTGVIISISRAIGETAPLIVVGAVGFLASNPSLFSRFMALPILIYDWVSRPQAEFKLAAAAAIIVLLLLVLALNGIAIYIRNRFSTFK, encoded by the coding sequence ATGGCTGTTTCTTTTCCAGAGGATTCTTCTCAACTCCAAGCAGGCAGCTTTGAGCCTAATGTCAAGCTGCGAGAGCGGGCTGGCAAGATTTTTGGTTGGATTTGTCTCCTTGGCCTCAGCATTGGGCTTGTCGTTCTCGCCCTCCTGTTGTGGGATGTTCTTAAAGACGGTTTGCCTAGAGCCTTGCAACCCGAATTCCTTTTGGGCAATCCTTCCCGTTTTGCCAGACGAGCAGGTCTACGTCCTGCACTATTTGGTAGCATTTGGTTAGGGGCTCTGATGTTGCTGATTGCTGTACCAATTGGGGTTGGTGCTGCGCTCTATCTAGAAGAGTATGCTCCTAAAAACTGGTGGAGCAATATTGTTGAAGTTAACATTGCTAACCTGGCGGGTGTTCCTTCAATTGTTTATGGGCTACTGGGCCTTGGTGTTTTTAATGAACTATTGAAATTTGGGCCAGTTTTGTTATCTGGTGCTCTAACCTTATCTCTGCTAGCGTTGCCACTGATCATCGTGGCCTCTCGCGAGGCGATTCGAGCCGTACCTCAGTCCTTGCGTCAGGCATCCTACGGTTTAGGCGCCACCAAATGGCAAACCATTAGTAACCACGTATTGCCCTATGCGGTACCTGGCATCTTAACGGGTGTCATTATTTCGATTTCGCGAGCTATTGGAGAAACAGCGCCTCTCATTGTTGTTGGTGCTGTTGGTTTTTTGGCCAGCAATCCAAGCCTGTTCAGCCGCTTTATGGCCCTGCCCATTTTAATTTATGACTGGGTTAGTCGGCCTCAAGCAGAGTTCAAACTTGCGGCGGCGGCGGCCATTATTGTGTTGCTGCTGTTAGTGCTTGCACTGAATGGCATTGCCATCTACATTCGCAATCGCTTCTCAACCTTTAAATAG
- the pstC gene encoding phosphate ABC transporter permease subunit PstC, which translates to MQASNSTSSPAANLNQSLQKSASRNLRERLIALLLLACGLVSILTTFGIVAVLFEVTFEFFQEVSFAQFFLDTRWTPLFADQHFGIWPLINGTVLIAAIAMLIAVPLGLASAIYLSEYASSKLASILRPALELLAGIPTVVFGYFALLFVTPLLRSFLPLAIFNALSAGLVMGIMIIPTIGSISLDSLRAVPRSLREAAYGLGATKMEVTTKIVLPAALSGIIASIILGVSRAVGETMIVVIAAGQQPRLTLNPLESVAAMTAYIAQVAAGDTPRGTTAYKTLFAVGAVLFLMTLALNIISYWIARRYREVYD; encoded by the coding sequence ATGCAAGCCTCTAATTCAACTTCTTCTCCTGCAGCAAACCTCAATCAATCGCTTCAGAAGAGCGCTTCCCGCAACTTGCGAGAGCGACTCATTGCACTGCTTTTATTGGCCTGTGGTCTCGTTTCGATCCTCACGACCTTTGGCATCGTGGCGGTTCTCTTTGAGGTCACCTTCGAGTTTTTTCAAGAAGTTTCGTTTGCTCAATTCTTCCTGGACACTCGATGGACTCCTCTGTTTGCCGATCAGCACTTTGGCATCTGGCCTCTCATTAACGGCACTGTTTTAATTGCAGCGATTGCGATGCTGATCGCAGTTCCCTTGGGGCTTGCCTCTGCAATTTATCTAAGTGAATATGCCTCCTCTAAGCTGGCCAGTATTCTGCGTCCTGCCTTAGAGTTATTGGCCGGGATTCCAACGGTTGTTTTCGGATACTTTGCGCTTCTGTTTGTAACCCCTCTGCTGCGCAGTTTCTTACCCCTAGCTATTTTTAATGCTCTAAGTGCTGGATTGGTCATGGGAATCATGATCATCCCCACGATTGGCTCGATTAGCTTGGACTCCTTGCGGGCTGTGCCTCGCTCCTTACGCGAGGCGGCGTATGGTTTGGGGGCTACAAAAATGGAAGTAACGACCAAAATTGTGCTGCCAGCCGCCCTGTCTGGAATTATTGCGTCGATCATTCTGGGGGTTTCTAGAGCAGTCGGCGAAACCATGATTGTTGTGATTGCTGCGGGGCAACAGCCTCGCCTAACTCTGAATCCTTTGGAATCGGTCGCTGCTATGACCGCTTATATTGCTCAGGTTGCGGCCGGTGACACGCCCCGTGGCACCACTGCCTATAAAACTCTGTTTGCTGTGGGGGCTGTGTTGTTCCTAATGACCCTGGCTCTCAACATTATTAGCTATTGGATTGCTAGGCGTTACCGGGAAGTCTACGACTAA
- a CDS encoding PstS family phosphate ABC transporter substrate-binding protein, which yields MLSRFKPNRRTLFASLMVFSLAGVSACQGGSSQPGSDAGSSASPAAGASAGGEQVTGTVAVDGSSTVFPISQAIAEEFQGANPNAQVSVASSGTGGGMKKFCAGEIDVANASRPIKAEEIETCTQAGIEFVELPVALDGIAIVVNPQNQFATCLSVEELKKMWDTTATGKVTNWNQINPQFPSTPLKLYGPGTDSGTFEYFTEAINDKAKASRTDYTPSEDDNVLVQGVAGDPGALGYFGVAYFEENQDKLKLLQVKNPDTGECQAPVPLDNVVNGSYAPLSRPLFIYVSKKSLDEKPAVKSFVDFYLSNSKALVKDVGYVALPDEGYSKAQERVASSKTGSTFKDAKPGEDITEVLGREAAQ from the coding sequence ATGCTCTCTCGCTTCAAGCCAAATCGTCGAACCCTGTTTGCCTCTTTGATGGTTTTCTCGCTGGCAGGGGTCAGCGCTTGCCAAGGTGGTAGTTCTCAGCCAGGAAGTGATGCAGGTTCCTCTGCCTCTCCGGCTGCTGGTGCCAGTGCAGGCGGTGAACAAGTCACCGGTACTGTAGCAGTTGATGGTTCAAGCACCGTTTTCCCCATTTCTCAAGCTATTGCTGAGGAATTTCAAGGGGCTAACCCCAACGCTCAAGTGAGTGTTGCCTCCAGTGGTACTGGTGGTGGGATGAAGAAGTTCTGTGCTGGTGAAATTGATGTCGCGAATGCGTCGCGTCCGATCAAAGCGGAAGAAATTGAAACCTGCACACAAGCAGGAATTGAGTTTGTTGAACTGCCTGTCGCCCTAGACGGGATTGCTATTGTTGTTAACCCCCAAAACCAGTTCGCTACCTGTCTTTCAGTTGAAGAACTGAAAAAGATGTGGGACACGACTGCAACCGGTAAGGTGACCAATTGGAATCAAATCAACCCTCAATTCCCCAGCACACCACTAAAGCTTTACGGCCCTGGCACCGATTCCGGTACCTTTGAGTACTTCACGGAAGCGATTAATGACAAAGCCAAGGCTAGCCGCACAGACTATACCCCTAGCGAAGACGATAATGTCCTCGTGCAGGGGGTTGCCGGTGATCCGGGCGCCCTTGGCTATTTTGGCGTTGCTTACTTTGAAGAGAATCAGGACAAGCTTAAGCTGCTGCAAGTTAAGAACCCTGATACTGGTGAATGCCAAGCCCCCGTCCCGCTGGATAACGTCGTGAACGGCAGCTACGCGCCCCTGTCACGTCCGCTGTTTATCTATGTCAGCAAGAAATCCCTGGACGAAAAGCCAGCGGTAAAGTCGTTCGTAGATTTCTATCTATCGAATTCTAAAGCTCTGGTCAAGGACGTGGGTTATGTAGCACTGCCAGATGAGGGCTACTCCAAGGCTCAAGAACGAGTTGCCTCCAGCAAAACGGGCTCTACCTTCAAAGATGCTAAACCGGGTGAGGATATCACTGAGGTTCTAGGCCGCGAAGCCGCCCAGTAG
- a CDS encoding substrate-binding domain-containing protein has product MSRYVSEKWVSGLALLALFSTSCVRATPPTTGNSQTPIPSTATPELVKGAIEVDGTGAASSLLQATVEGFKLEHPQAQINIGLSGTESGFKKLCAGAIDLVSAARPVTVPETESCRRAGIELVTWPIAVEKLVVVVNAKNTWLNCLTISQLQRVWGPSAEGQLQNWRQLDPSFPNLPLKLYGPGPDSTAFSHFTSSINGKEGSSRSDYQPQENGDSLVRAVAATPEALAYVDASQVEVAGLRIVPTYSEDGCQTSASPALAPEAPTDPLARTLRIYVNQRSLYAKSQVKAFVDYYLSRRKL; this is encoded by the coding sequence TTGAGCAGGTATGTAAGTGAAAAGTGGGTATCTGGACTAGCTCTGCTGGCCCTGTTTTCTACAAGTTGTGTCCGAGCGACACCGCCCACTACAGGTAATTCTCAGACGCCAATACCTTCGACTGCAACGCCTGAACTTGTTAAAGGAGCCATTGAGGTTGATGGTACAGGGGCCGCAAGTTCTTTGCTTCAGGCCACCGTTGAAGGATTCAAGCTTGAGCACCCCCAAGCCCAGATCAACATTGGTTTGAGTGGTACGGAATCCGGATTCAAAAAGCTCTGTGCTGGTGCCATCGACTTAGTTTCTGCAGCCCGTCCTGTGACTGTGCCGGAGACCGAAAGCTGTAGGCGAGCAGGCATTGAGCTAGTCACCTGGCCGATCGCGGTTGAGAAGCTGGTAGTTGTTGTTAATGCCAAAAACACCTGGCTCAACTGTTTGACGATCAGCCAACTCCAGAGAGTTTGGGGACCTTCAGCCGAAGGCCAGCTGCAGAACTGGCGGCAACTCGACCCGTCATTCCCAAACTTACCGCTCAAGCTTTATGGGCCTGGGCCGGACTCCACAGCTTTTAGCCACTTCACAAGCAGCATCAATGGCAAAGAGGGAAGCAGCCGCTCAGACTATCAGCCGCAGGAAAATGGCGACAGCTTGGTCCGAGCTGTGGCAGCAACGCCAGAGGCATTGGCTTATGTTGATGCCAGTCAGGTGGAAGTAGCTGGACTGCGCATAGTGCCTACATACAGTGAGGACGGTTGCCAGACCTCTGCTAGCCCAGCCCTAGCTCCAGAAGCGCCAACGGACCCTTTAGCCAGAACACTGCGTATTTACGTGAATCAGAGGTCGTTGTACGCGAAGTCACAGGTTAAGGCCTTTGTCGATTATTATTTAAGCAGAAGAAAGCTTTAA
- a CDS encoding HD family phosphohydrolase, with the protein MARSQERGPQNALAQLRPCRSRRVALAILAVTSLTGGIGHRFYNEPKLTSGTPSPQTWYAPQGARILDSSATQARREAARTESVKVLRVDETANRAITTDLGQRLLEGNSLREMLGAYPYLEPTLLSTSSQRYLRSAPEWEWLAVLELSRRLSQQQQLNTSIDARLTNPLLRQLGQLNQQLSASSSVLQLHVAGELSRLQLRAVAGNGNPNLNQVIEQIQQARSRYQRALAALDQLPGSAYTPVLFDLSDDQWQQVQQGVWQANRRLLAAGIPPGLPEPLQRNAVLAQLDSLPPGPVQNQAASLVLSALQPTLVVDSERSQVQAEQAASKVEPIYVEVSKGELIVRAAEPISDQDFLILDHFSLTQRQINWAGLAGLSMLVGGAVALFWTLQIRIRPAMRLRDNLLVLLLSLSVPTIAWSVGPAYTCLPAVGLLAASFYGSALGTTVVVLLTSLLPMGIEVSAVGLMPVLAGSLVAVLIAGRLRSREELARLGIGIGLTQGSTYLIVSLLLQGSGFSWLTPAAHALSGLFWSVVALGVSPYLEQAFDLVTPIRLAELANPNRSMLKRLATEAPGTFQHTLYVATLAEAAAQELSCNVELVRTGTLYHDIGKIHDPLGFIENQMGGPNKHDEINDPYESARIIKKHVSEGLVMARRCSLPTAIRAFIPEHQGTMLIAYFYHQARERLAADPDLAQLGPVQESDFRYDGPIPQSRETGIVMLADSCEAALRSLKEASDEEALSMVNKILKARWQDQQLVDSGLKREEMPRIADVFVRVWKQHNHQRIRYPSAALSVHKPHGTRS; encoded by the coding sequence ATGGCGCGTTCACAAGAGCGTGGACCCCAGAATGCCTTGGCTCAACTACGGCCTTGCCGTTCTCGCCGGGTTGCTCTAGCAATTTTGGCTGTCACCAGCCTGACCGGTGGCATTGGCCATCGCTTCTACAACGAGCCAAAACTCACGAGTGGAACCCCATCCCCTCAAACTTGGTACGCACCCCAAGGTGCTCGGATTCTAGATTCAAGTGCAACCCAAGCCCGGCGTGAAGCGGCACGCACTGAATCGGTCAAGGTTTTGCGGGTGGATGAGACGGCTAACCGAGCTATTACGACTGACTTAGGTCAACGGCTGCTAGAGGGGAATAGCCTGCGAGAAATGCTTGGCGCTTATCCCTATTTAGAGCCAACCCTGCTGTCGACTAGCAGCCAGCGTTACTTGCGCTCGGCCCCTGAGTGGGAATGGCTAGCTGTTTTGGAATTGAGCCGCCGCTTGAGCCAGCAGCAACAACTCAATACCTCTATTGATGCTCGGCTGACTAATCCTCTACTCCGTCAGCTTGGTCAACTAAATCAACAGCTAAGCGCTAGTTCCTCTGTGCTGCAACTGCATGTGGCTGGCGAACTTAGCCGTCTGCAGCTTCGAGCGGTAGCAGGCAACGGCAACCCCAATTTGAACCAGGTCATTGAGCAGATTCAGCAGGCTCGCAGTCGTTATCAGCGCGCTCTGGCTGCTCTCGATCAACTGCCTGGCTCTGCTTATACCCCTGTTTTGTTTGACCTGAGCGATGACCAGTGGCAACAGGTGCAGCAGGGTGTCTGGCAGGCAAACCGTCGGTTACTTGCAGCAGGTATCCCCCCAGGTCTACCAGAACCTCTGCAACGCAACGCGGTACTGGCTCAGCTCGATAGCCTGCCACCGGGACCCGTTCAAAATCAAGCTGCCAGTTTAGTGCTGAGCGCTCTACAGCCCACATTGGTCGTGGACTCAGAGCGCAGCCAGGTGCAGGCGGAGCAAGCCGCCAGCAAAGTGGAGCCAATCTACGTTGAGGTGAGTAAAGGCGAGCTAATCGTAAGGGCAGCAGAGCCGATCAGCGATCAAGACTTCCTGATCCTGGATCACTTTAGTCTGACCCAGCGCCAAATCAACTGGGCTGGCCTCGCTGGCCTGAGCATGCTAGTCGGTGGTGCTGTAGCCCTATTCTGGACTCTGCAAATTCGTATTCGCCCAGCAATGCGGCTGCGAGACAATCTATTGGTGCTACTGCTGAGCTTGAGTGTACCAACGATTGCCTGGAGTGTGGGTCCAGCCTATACCTGTCTGCCAGCCGTAGGCCTGTTGGCAGCTAGCTTCTACGGCTCAGCCTTAGGAACAACCGTGGTGGTGCTGTTGACCTCACTCCTACCGATGGGCATTGAGGTATCGGCTGTTGGCCTCATGCCCGTATTGGCAGGCAGCCTAGTTGCAGTTCTGATCGCGGGTCGTCTGCGGTCAAGAGAGGAGCTGGCTCGATTGGGTATTGGCATTGGCCTAACCCAGGGCAGCACTTATCTAATTGTGAGTTTGTTACTCCAAGGGAGTGGCTTCAGCTGGTTAACGCCTGCTGCCCACGCGCTTTCGGGTCTGTTCTGGAGTGTTGTGGCCCTGGGAGTTAGCCCCTACCTCGAACAAGCTTTCGATCTGGTAACCCCAATCCGCCTTGCTGAGCTCGCTAATCCTAATCGGTCCATGCTTAAGCGCTTGGCAACCGAGGCGCCTGGTACCTTCCAACACACTCTCTATGTAGCGACCCTGGCAGAGGCGGCAGCCCAAGAACTCAGTTGCAATGTAGAGCTGGTGCGAACAGGTACGCTCTACCATGACATTGGCAAGATCCACGACCCTCTAGGCTTCATCGAGAACCAGATGGGAGGGCCCAACAAACACGACGAGATTAACGACCCCTACGAGAGTGCCCGCATCATCAAAAAGCACGTTTCTGAAGGGCTAGTGATGGCTCGTCGTTGCAGTTTACCTACAGCTATTCGTGCCTTTATTCCCGAGCATCAAGGCACGATGTTGATCGCTTACTTCTACCATCAAGCCCGCGAACGCTTAGCCGCCGATCCAGACCTAGCACAGCTGGGCCCAGTTCAAGAATCAGACTTTCGCTATGACGGACCCATTCCTCAGTCGCGTGAGACGGGAATTGTCATGCTAGCTGACTCCTGTGAAGCTGCCCTGCGTTCGCTGAAGGAAGCCAGCGATGAAGAAGCTCTAAGCATGGTCAACAAGATTCTTAAAGCTCGCTGGCAAGATCAGCAATTGGTCGATTCTGGCCTCAAAAGGGAAGAAATGCCCCGGATCGCCGACGTATTCGTACGGGTCTGGAAACAACACAACCACCAGCGGATTCGCTATCCCAGTGCTGCCCTCTCGGTCCATAAGCCTCATGGCACCCGTAGCTAA
- a CDS encoding HAD-IA family hydrolase has translation MHSSQPPVNVCPKSSPSGSEQVALEQARPQAIFLDAVGTLFGVQGSVGEVYGELCQRVAGVKVNAAALDQAFYQSFRESPAAAFPDLDSEHLKQAEYQWWYRVAQQAFERSGYLPQFTDFEAFFPVLYQHFETAEPWQVYDDTRAALAHWRDSGITLAIVSNFDTRLFSVLKALDLAQFINSITISTQVGAAKPDPLIFKVALDKHGLPASDVWHVGDSYSQDYLGAAAAGLQAFWLNRPEEPQPLPEQAALTQVRSVSSLLGLPKL, from the coding sequence ATGCACAGTTCGCAACCCCCTGTTAATGTGTGCCCCAAATCTTCACCTTCAGGTTCAGAGCAAGTGGCTCTAGAGCAGGCCCGACCCCAAGCCATCTTCCTGGATGCAGTAGGCACCCTGTTTGGCGTGCAGGGTAGCGTTGGCGAGGTCTACGGCGAACTGTGCCAGCGTGTGGCTGGTGTTAAGGTGAACGCTGCTGCCTTGGATCAAGCGTTTTACCAGAGTTTTCGGGAGAGCCCTGCTGCTGCCTTTCCTGACCTAGACTCTGAGCATCTGAAGCAGGCTGAGTATCAGTGGTGGTATCGCGTAGCCCAACAAGCATTTGAGCGCTCAGGCTACTTGCCGCAGTTCACGGATTTCGAGGCGTTTTTTCCAGTTCTCTACCAACATTTTGAGACTGCTGAGCCTTGGCAGGTTTATGACGATACGCGGGCAGCTTTGGCTCACTGGCGAGACTCTGGCATCACTTTAGCGATTGTCTCTAACTTTGATACCCGGCTATTTTCAGTTCTGAAGGCGCTAGATTTAGCGCAGTTTATTAACTCAATAACTATTTCTACTCAAGTTGGAGCTGCAAAGCCAGATCCTCTAATCTTCAAAGTTGCCCTCGATAAGCACGGCTTACCGGCTTCTGATGTTTGGCATGTTGGTGATAGTTACAGTCAGGATTATCTTGGTGCTGCGGCTGCCGGTCTACAGGCATTTTGGCTCAACCGTCCAGAAGAACCTCAGCCGTTGCCAGAACAAGCCGCTTTAACACAGGTCCGTAGTGTGTCCTCACTGCTTGGCTTGCCAAAGTTGTGA